Within Dromaius novaehollandiae isolate bDroNov1 chromosome 15, bDroNov1.hap1, whole genome shotgun sequence, the genomic segment TCACAGACAAGAAGATTGCACTCCTGGGCTTCGCATTCAAAAAGGATACAGGGGATACAAGGTACCAGCTGGGTGGGGGCAGGGAAGGAGTGTCTGAGTCGGGCCATTCCCCTACCTGCAGTGGTTCAGCAGTCAGATGCAATGAGCGTCCTGCTCCAGCTCCACCTCAGAGTGGCAGTAAAAGTACTTACCTTATTTTCCCATGAGGTCCTGGTGATAGGGAATCCTTTGGAGCCATGATGGGAGGTGGGACTGGCCCAGCAAGTCAGCAGGCTGGTGGTAGCTGAACTTGGAGCTGGGGAGAGGCTGGTTTAGCCATGGGCCCTGTGGGGAAAGTGAAAGGCAGCATTTAAAGGAAACCTGAAGGCCAGGCCCAGAGAGGAGTTGGGGCTGGGAAACCAAGGGCTCCTAGCACACACTTGGCCCTGGCTCTAGCTGGCTGCAGCAAACAACAGATCACTCTGAGGTGGGCACACAGGGTCCCCACTGGCCCCCACATGGCTCAGCTCTGCCTCTCTCGGCCCAGGGAGTCATCCAGCATCCACATCAGCAAGTACCTGATGGATGAGGGAGCCCGCCTGCACATCTATGACCCCAAGGTGAAGAAGGAGCAGATCATGCAGGACCTGTCCCACTCTACTGCTTCAGCTGAGGATCCAGAGAGGGGTAGGGCCAGTGCTTGCCTGGGCTGGCCAGGACTGCAGGCCACTGATGCTCCCCAGCCCCAAAGCCTGCCACAGATCCCTGGTGCCATCCCAGGCCCCAGCAGTTGTGTGCCAGGAGGTAACATCCTGCTGTGCTTGTGCCGGTTCCTGTCTTGCAGGGCTCAGCTTGGTCTCTATTGCTTCAGACCCCTATGAAGCCTGTGACAACGCCCATGCCATCGTCATCTGCACTGAATGGGACATCTTCAAGGTAAGGTGCCCCAGCCTTGGCCATGCTGCTTGGAGAGACTCAGCACCCTTGTGGCTACTCCACCTGGGCAACAACTCTGCCCCGTTCCCCTTCCCCTTGAGGGACTGCTCATTCCTCCCCCTTCAACTCCGAGCCATCCCCTGAAGCCTCTAGCCCTACAACCACCTCCTGCCCAGCTCCAAGCCGAGAGTTTCCAATTGGGGGGCTGAGCCCCCTTAGTAACCCTGTGGTCCCGGCTGGGAGAGGCCACCATTTTCAGGCCTGATTCTCACCGTTGTGAGCTCCCCTTGTGTGTTGTTCCAGGAGCTGGACTATGAGCGAATCTACCAGGCCATGCTCAAGCCAGCCTTTATCTTCGATGGCAGGAGGATCCTGGACAGCCTGCATGGCCGACTGCAGCAGCTTGGCTTCCAGGTACGGCCTTGGTGCTGGGAGAGCTGCTACTGAGCCCAGCCTTGGTGCCAGGAGGGCCGCTACTGAGGCCAGCCTTGGTGCCTGGGGTACTGCCAGGCCTGGGGTGTGCTCAGGGCTGGTGCCCATCGCTCTTGGTGGTTTGTACTCCAGGTGGAGACTATTGGCAAAAGGATCAGCCAGCGCATTCCCTTCACTGCCAGCACCATCGCCCAGCTGGACCTCCAGGCTCCCCCCTTGAAGAAGATGAAGATATGATATATCTGCAGATACATCATAAGATACATCTGGAGAGATGATGTATGTATATCTGGTGGGTGCTGCCAACCGTGAATAAGATGGGTAATCTTCCTGGGGACAGGCACTCCCTCTCTCTAGGGCCTCATTGAGGCTGGGCTGATGTCTCTCCTTCCAGACTGTCGTAATAAAGAGACTTGGCTATTACATGAGCTGGGGTGAACCTGTCTCCAGCCCTGCTTCTTCTCCTGGCGGCTTGCAGCCTCCTATGTGGTTCTGAGCCACACTAAGGCAGGACACGTCCCCATGGCCAGCCTAGCCCCTGTGCCAAGTGGATTGTGTAAGGCAAGAAGCAAGGTGAGGGAGCCCACCTCCTCCTGCACAAGGGGAGAGCCCCGTGCTCCTGGGACCACTCTGTGGCCAGCCCCATGAGCCAGGGCAGTCATCCTTTCctccagtgcctctgaggcaggAAGCACTGACTCAGGCCAGGGAGTTTGGGGGTTTGTTCCTTCCCCCAGGAAAGCAGGAGACGGAGACCCAGAGAGCCCCTGCTCCCTTTCCACCAGGACACCCTTGCCCCAGGGGGGGCTCCCCAGCCAGTAGCCACAGGCCTCTGGCCAcacaggggcttgggggggtagATGGGGAAGTTGCTGAGCACCTTCCTGTGCCCAGGGCCCATTTCCCCATGCCCAAGGGTGATGGTGAGCTCTGAGGGGACCAGGTTCTCAGGCTTGAACTCCAGCTCCTGCAGGATCTTCCTCCAACTCCAGCCCAGCATCCCCATGGAGGCTGTGTGGGAGCAGTCCTGGCTCTTGCCCAGCCCCCTCCCTGCCTCAGTAGCTTCCTGGACTTTCTGGCTGCAAGACTTCACCTGGCTGAACTACCCACCCTCCTGCTCATGTGCTCCTGACGGGGACCAATGCACCAGGCCGGAAGACACACCAAGCCAGACCAGATACTTCTTTGCCTTGTGCCCACTGATCTGGTTCCACGCCTGAGGGAAGCGGTCCGGCTGTGGCTCTGAGCAGTGTCGGCTGGCTTGTGGAAGGCAGGGCATatgctgagggaggagctggaTGTGGAGCTCTGTACGGTGCCGTCTGGTGTGACTCTGGTGCCTGGGACACAGATGCTCTGAGCGACACCACAAGCAAACTCATTGATGGTGCAGCCTCTTGCTGGCCAGAGCCTCTTGTGCCTCCtccagcaggagcagggcttcccTTGTCTGGATGTAGACAGGGGCAGCACCACAGTGCAGCAGCATGGGGATGAGGCGGACACCACCCTGCAGACAGATGCCTTGTAGGATCGCTGCTCCAAGGCAGGGAGGAGTCCCAACTTGGTCTCTAAATGCTTCCTCGCTGTGTGCCTCTGTCATCTCTTCCTGaaatcccaccccagctctggccTTGACACAGGATGAGGATCTGCACCAACGGGAAGGCTGCCACCTCTGTCAGCCATGTGAGAGCCCAGGCTGGTGGGGGAGCTGGCCTTGTGGCTGGCATCTGTTACATAGCACATGAGTTGGGCCAACCAGCTTGTTAACCTGGGTGCAAAGCccaaggccgggggggggggatgggtgGCTGTTCCTGGACCAAACAGCCGCAAGCCCCACCTGGCTCAGAGGGGACCTCAGGTCTGCTGCTGCCTGGCCGAGGAGCAGGATGAGCTGGCCATCCCTGTGTCCCAGGAGGAGCTGCTTGCACAGCAGGGCTCACTGGGTCACAACATCAGCACCTCACGGTCTCGCCACAGTCTGCCAGAGGCTGGAGCTCTACAAGGAAGGCAAGCTTGCCTCATTGGAGGCCTGGGGTCTGATACCGCGAGCACTCACCAATGCCTCTCCTGGGTGACCTTGCTGCACAGTACGTAGCTGATGTCCTAACACAGGACCTCTCCCTAGGACCTACGCTGGGAGATGCAGCCCAACTCTGCTTCTCATTGCCTGTAACAGAGCAGGGGTGTGAGAAAGAGCACCTCAAGCAGGGGCAAGCAATGGATTTGCCCCACACCCAAGCCTCGTGGCCGCCCTGCAGCTAAGTGCAGGGCcattgtgtgtgtggggggggggtgcagtTCCCAAGTAGCATAGGCACATCCCAGCCCTGGACACCGGGAACCCAGCTGGGTGGAGAGATTCCCATCTCTGGGGTCAGCCCCATATTGCACAGAGGGCGAACACACAGCACCGCAGCACCCTGAGCCGTGCTGGGGCGCTGCCAGGGCAAGGCTGCCACTTCTCAAGGCCAACAGTGGGGAGACTACAGAGAAGGGTCCCGCACAGGGGTTGGACTGGCCCCACACACCACCCCTCTGTGACCATCctcccagcagggccccggggggTAGCAGGGGGGGGACACAGCAGGGACACCAGAACAGCCAGTGGTTTGGGAGACACGGGGCTCCCCCAGGAGGGACACGTAAGTCAGCAGGGCTGAACAGGCACCCCCCCATGACCCCGGAGCAGGGCTTGTGCTGTTGTGAAGCCCACGCACACCACAGCTTGTGCACGCATGGGCAAATTGAGAGCGGCTCCCAGGGCACAGCTCGGTGCCGGGGCTGTGAGCCAGCCATGCAGGCACAtcagccccagcagcacccatGCCAGGGCAGCATGGCCTCACCTGGGTGCCGGCCTCCGAGCACCTCCCcagagagacctgcaggcacaggagcaCCAGCACAGGGAGCTCAGCCGAGCCCCGATCCACGGTGTGTGTGTGGGTCCTGCTAGCCAGGGGCTGAGGGCAGCCACAGCCCTTCAGAGCTGTGCTCACCTCCCCGCACAGCCCCTCGCGGCTGCTGTGCCCAGGGACAGGGGTGGGGCTGTGACAGCGAGGCCACTGCCATGGCAGCACTGTGAGGCTATCGAGTGCCTCAGAAAGCTCTGGCAGTGCACATGTGTGTGGAGATGAGCCTTTGAAGGCCTGGAAGGAGCCGGGTTGGGCACTGGGAACCCAGATGGGTGGAGAGGTCCTATCTCTCAGGGCATCGCACAGACGGTGCCTCTAGTGgtgcagggcagggctgccatttcCCAAGACCAACAGTGGGGACACCACAGAGAAGGGTCCCACACAGGGGGTCAGAGCGGCCCCACAGACAGCTCCCCTGTGACCTCCTTCCAGCAAAGCCctgaggaagggaaaagagacaGAGCAGGTTGGACCCAGGCGCATGGAGCTGCAGCCTTGTGTCCGTGCTCCTGCCCTGCGTGCCCTTGGCTGCCGCTGTCCCTGCCTGTCCTTCGCTCCCACCTGCCcagcacagctttgggtgctctgtGTCTGCCCTTCCTCATGGTCCCTGTCACCGCCAGGCACCCTTCACCAgccttcccccctctcccccatgcCCACTGCCAGAGCTTTCTGACACGTCTGATGGCCTCGCAGTGCTGCTGTAGCAGTGGCCTCacagccccatccccatccccatcctgggGGATGACAGCCACAAGAGGCTGCATGGGGAAGCAAGGGCAGCTccaaagagctgcagctgcccccAAAACGCGGCTCCCTGGGGTGCGCTGGCTGATCCTTTTGCTGATGGTCTCCACCTGGAGTACAAACCACCAAGAGCCCATGGGCACCAGCCCTGAGCACACTCCAGGCCTGGCACTATCCCAGGCACCAAGACTGGGCACAGTAGCAGCCCTGCTGGCACCAAGGCCGTACCTGGAAGCCAAGCTGCTGCAGCCAGCCATGCAGGCTGTCCAGGATCCTCCTGCCATCAAAGATAAAGGCCGGCTGGGAAGGAGGAGTCCCACAGCGACCAAAACCCTCTGGCTTTGGCAAGTGCAACCAGCCGCTCTGGCCCCACCTGGAGCATGTGGCTCAGGTGGGGGTTTGGTGCCACATGGTGTGAAATTTCCCTCTGCCAATGTCAGTCCAGCCTTACTAGAGAAATTGCAACCTCCCTCGTGGGTGGGTtttcctgtgcctgctgccttccctttcctcaagctgCTCACCTGAAGTGTTAGCTATGCCTTGAGAGTTAAGAGGCAAGAGTTTGCTTTGCGACAGGCCTTGTACATTTGTTCTGTTTGATGCCACCATCTCTGCCATGCTGGGGAGAAGATGGCTTCGTCTGGGGCTGCAACTCCCTGCAACCTTGGAAACATTAGTAAATGAGATGCTGGCTCAGCCTCTTTGACCAAATCAGGGAAGTCTGGGCTGGGCACAGAAGAGGAAACACTCCTCGACCTGGGCCCATACAGCAATGTTTTTCCCAAGACACTCTGTGTGCTCAGAGAGGCAACTCACAACAAAGCTGTGCCTATGGCCTCACTAGTGATAGCTGCAGGGAGCATATTTAACTGGAGGGCTGGTGTACACCTTTCGTCTTCCTCCTGCGCTGGGGAGAAGGGCCGGAGCGGTGGCCTTGATGGGCCAGTAAGGCAGCAGGGTTGGAGCGGGCAggctggggctgagccctgcGCCCAGCCTGGCTCAGCCCTTGGTCCTGGCTGCcccaggctgcagaggagcctCCCGAGGAGGGACTGAGATCACAGCTGCCTGGCAGACCAGGGCAGAGCGATTTTGTCTCTCCCTAAGCCTCCCATGTCCCCAGGGATGGGAAGCATGGAAAAGCacacggagaggttttgagggaACCAAAGGGCACATGCAGGGCTCTGGCTGGCACCAAGAGTGCAAGGCCTTATAGGCAGGGCCTTTGCACACAGCGAAGGGCATCACAACACCTCAGAAAGCGAGAGAGCAGATGAAACAGAGGGCTCTGTGGTGCACAGAAAGCCAGAGGGAGGGACTGAAGTTGCACTGAAAGGCACATGGAGGGCTCTGGCATCACCAAAAGACACATGGTGGGCCTTGGGGGTGAACCAAGAACCACACAGTTGGATCCCGAGTGACCCAAAAAGCACATGGAGGGCTCTGGTTTGCACGCTGAGCACTCTGGGTCTCACTGAGAGACACAGGGAGAGGCTCTTGCCCATCTTGTGGCCTGCTCAGCCCACCAGCCACTTAGGTGATGCTGCCGGGGTCCGCCAGCCTAGCTTCCCTAGAGGCCAGCCTCGAAAGCTGAAGGAGCTTTATTGtaacccccacccccaaactgcCATCCTTTATGGCATCTCAGTAGACCTTACAGTGCGCAtctgcagcagccccaggatTAAGGGACTCAGTTATGCCCTGATGCAGCCTGGAGCTTCACCCTGCCCAAAGCCTTCCACAGCCAATACTTCTCCCCCGGGATCCCCAGTTCATGGCAAGCCGCTCCATCCTACCAGGAGGCAATGCCCCCTCTTCCCATTTGGGCCTAAGCCCTCATGGGCTGCTCCAGGGCCTCAGAAGCCCCCAACACCTGAGAGCCCAGGGACCAGCTGCCACTCTGTTGTACAGGCTCAGAGCCCAGGCAGACTCTGAGCTCAGACCCCACCTGCCGAGCTGCCAACAGGGCCACAGAAACTGCGGCAGTAAAAGACAACATGACAAAGCAGGCGCCTTCCAGGCTACTTTAATACCAAGTGGCCAGCTTGCGGCCAGTCCTCCTGGTGCTGACGACTCATTCATAGACAGCTGGTAACCCCACcgctgcttcctcgcagcccaGGGATACAAACAGCCCCACGTCTCCAAGAGCCTGCAGACGTTCTCCTAGTTaaaaagcagctctgccagccaaTGGGACATACCCCCTTTACCAGGACAGTCCCCATGCATGGCCCTGTCCCCATCTTGAACATCAACTTCATGCCATCAGCCAGGCTGCTCCTCAGATACCAGGCATGCCAGCACAGGAGAGCCAAGGCCACACACAGTGCCCATGATGCCAGGCCAGCCCCTGAGGTCCCCTAAGCCTTCCTGGCCTTCACTCACTGCCAGGCGTCCCTCCAAGCAGTTTCCTCTTCTCCCAGGACCTACATCAGGCTTCCCCACCATAGCAGAGCAACACAAACCAGTTAAAGAAAAGCTAAACCAGGTGGGTAAAACCTACACCCCCCAAGAACAGAACAGAACCAAGTGCTGGCTGAGGATGGGGCAGTCATCATGGACTGTGACATCACCACCATCCTCCTGAGCCAGCTCTCAAACTCAAACAAactcaaaccaaaacaaacaggACCACGTCCCCGGCTGGGCCTGCCTCCCGCTCCTGTGGACTGGTGATGAGTAGGCCGACGGCTCAGGTTCGGCCTGTGGTTGAGGTGGGATGACTGCCTAGGCCAGCCGGCATCCTGTGACAGAGAGGAAAGCATCAGGCTCTGTGCGGTGCTGCAGGAAGCCAAGAGCTCAGCGCCACAAAGCCACCTCCTAGCTCCTTGTGCCCTCTGCTACCAGGAACCTCATCCCATGCTTGCAGCTCCTGGAGTTACCTATGGCTAGGCTTTCGCAGTGTTTCTGGGCTGGGATCCCTGCCCACCCTGCCAGGCTGGGCTGGTTTCTTCCCAGATTGGGTCCCAACCTGCCCTATGGAGCTCAAAACTCCCACAGGCCCAGGAGATCCTCCAAGACGTTGGGAGAGGTGGGTATTGTTCTGGCTCTGCGTAAGGACTCACCTAGTATCCTGAGCACCTGCAGCGCCAGCACGTCCTTTGCCTTGTCATGCCCGCTGGCACCCCGCACATCCTGCCGGACCCACGTGAACCCACTGAAGGGCACTGGGTACGCCGGGATCACCACCTGACACCAGAACCGCAGCCACCCATCAGGGTTCGCCTGGACACACTTTGTGAAGAACAAGGGTGTCCCCAGGTGTTGCCTCCGACACAGGGCATCCAGACGGTCCAGCACATTGCACAGCACCGGAGACAGGGGCACCTGCACCTGCTTGGAGCTCCATGGAGACTTGCCACGTGGCACCCAGATGGCCAATGGCTTCTCCTCAGTGGATCGCAGTTTCTGCTTCAGGTCAGGTTTCAGCCAGTCCACTCTCATCTCCTCTTCACAGATCCTCATATTCCCTGTGCAAGAGAGATATCCCAGCTTGCAGGAGACACTTGTGTGCCAGCCCTCTACCTCGCAGAGGCACTGTCGGCTGTGCAGCCATTATCACACTGTCCCCTCCTGTTCCCCAGCATCTGGCATGGTGACCCAAGGGCTGGTCTAACTCTGACCCAGAGGGCATAAACCACACAGGATCCCTCACTTCCATGACATCTCACTCAGCCACAGGCCAGCTCTCATTTCAGAGTACTGCTTCTCCACTCCATTTTGCCACCAAGCTAGGCTAGGGCACAGGGCTGTGAAGCTTGGGTGTTTTTAAAGACAGCCTACAACTACCTGGAGACAGACACCAAGATGACAGAGCCAAATACTTCTCAATTGGGACAGATAAAACTTAGGGACATGGACTCAAATTGAGACTTCAGAGGTTCAGCTTGGACCTTTAGGAAACACATCCCTTAGGAGGGCGGTGGAGCCCTGAGACAAGGCACTGAGAGGTGCAATGCCTCCACCAAAGGGATTTGCAGAACTTAGCCAAAGTCCCAAATGACACAGACCAGTACTGGTGAcattcctgctctgagcaggcgATTAGACTGAGGACCTCCAGATGCCCCCAGCACTGCTTGGTTTGCAAAAGGACTGCCAGGGATCAGCCTCATGGAGGACTACTGATCTTAGAGGGAACATAGGGAGAGGACAGGGGATGTCTCAAGGCTGAAGTCACCTCTCAGCTGAGCCTGGAGCTGGGGCCAGTACGTGCCTAGAGACACCAGGAAGACAAGGCCCAGCACCATCCCATAGCAACCAAGCCTCCCGCTTGCCTCCTGGTACCTTCCATCAGGCTTTTCTTGGCCATGGCAGCAGCCCGGTGTGAGCTGTACTTCACCACAGCAAGCCGGGCCCGTTTCTGGTAAGGGCTGGGATACAGGGTGATGCTGAGGATGCCCTCAGCGGCCTCCTGCAGCATGGCCTCCAGGCGCTTCCGGCTCAGCGAAGTGGCCAGGCCATCCATGCTCAGCTCGCACTTCTCTGTGCTCTTGCACACCAGGATGGCGCAGCCTGCCTGCACCTCAAAGTTGTTGAGGGCGGTGATCGCCACCTTGGCACTGCGCCGATTGCTGTACTTGGCATAGGCAAAGCCCCGGTTGAGCCCACTGAATGTCATCATGAGACGAAACTCGTAGAGCTTCCCCACACTCTGGAAGAGGGGGATCAGCGTGTTCTCGTACATGTCCTG encodes:
- the DND1 gene encoding dead end protein homolog 1 isoform X1, with the protein product MALLTWVKETGINLVQINGQRRYGGPPPGWVGDPPPTGSEVFIRKLPQDMYENTLIPLFQSVGKLYEFRLMMTFSGLNRGFAYAKYSNRRSAKVAITALNNFEVQAGCAILVCKSTEKCELSMDGLATSLSRKRLEAMLQEAAEGILSITLYPSPYQKRARLAVVKYSSHRAAAMAKKSLMEGNMRICEEEMRVDWLKPDLKQKLRSTEEKPLAIWVPRGKSPWSSKQVQVPLSPVLCNVLDRLDALCRRQHLGTPLFFTKCVQANPDGWLRFWCQVVIPAYPVPFSGFTWVRQDVRGASGHDKAKDVLALQVLRILGESLRRARTIPTSPNVLEDLLGLWEF
- the DND1 gene encoding dead end protein homolog 1 isoform X2 — translated: MALLTWVKETGINLVQINGQRRYGGPPPGWVGDPPPTGSEVFIRKLPQDMYENTLIPLFQSVGKLYEFRLMMTFSGLNRGFAYAKYSNRRSAKVAITALNNFEVQAGCAILVCKSTEKCELSMDGLATSLSRKRLEAMLQEAAEGILSITLYPSPYQKRARLAVVKYSSHRAAAMAKKSLMEGNMRICEEEMRVDWLKPDLKQKLRSTEEKPLAIWVPRGKSPWSSKQVQVPLSPVLCNVLDRLDALCRRQHLGTPLFFTKCVQANPDGWLRFWCQVVIPAYPVPFSGFTWVRQDVRGASGHDKAKDVLALQVLRILGCRLA